One genomic region from Cellulomonas fengjieae encodes:
- a CDS encoding carbohydrate ABC transporter permease — MAIATQVPPIAVPPENDKNDRRGATSARSLKAFKATPASYAVLMIVSALFFVPFILMVSIALSSDQTSATNMFSIIPTEFTWSNFSSVFTATGLPVGTFIMNSVIIATLSAVGQVVSSSLVGYAFARLRAPGKNFMFMVVLATMMIPAQITMIPQFLLFKELGWVNTFLPLIIPNFFSNAFNVFLVRQFVSRVSSELDEAAQMDGLGYFGIYRRIILPMMWPILTAIAIFTLTAAWGDFMGPLIYLNQEDMMPLALGLQYMTSTSNAMQLPPWNLVMVGSIMLTLPMIVIYYLGQKYLYEMNVSGGSAGVK; from the coding sequence ATGGCCATCGCCACCCAGGTCCCGCCCATCGCGGTGCCCCCAGAGAACGACAAGAACGACAGGCGCGGCGCGACGTCCGCCCGCAGTCTCAAGGCGTTCAAGGCGACGCCTGCGTCGTACGCGGTTCTGATGATCGTCTCGGCACTCTTCTTCGTGCCGTTCATCCTCATGGTCTCGATCGCGCTGTCCAGCGACCAGACCAGCGCGACCAACATGTTCTCGATCATCCCGACCGAGTTCACGTGGTCGAACTTCTCGAGCGTCTTCACGGCGACCGGCCTGCCGGTCGGGACGTTCATCATGAACTCGGTGATCATCGCGACGCTGTCGGCCGTGGGGCAGGTGGTGTCGTCGTCCCTCGTCGGCTACGCGTTCGCACGGCTGCGGGCGCCGGGCAAGAACTTCATGTTCATGGTCGTCCTGGCCACGATGATGATCCCGGCGCAGATCACGATGATCCCGCAGTTCCTGCTGTTCAAGGAGCTCGGCTGGGTCAACACGTTCCTGCCGTTGATCATCCCGAACTTCTTCTCCAACGCGTTCAACGTGTTCCTGGTGCGGCAGTTCGTGTCGCGGGTGTCCAGCGAGCTCGACGAGGCCGCGCAGATGGACGGGCTGGGCTACTTCGGCATCTACCGCCGGATCATCCTGCCGATGATGTGGCCGATCCTCACGGCCATCGCGATCTTCACGTTGACCGCGGCGTGGGGCGACTTCATGGGCCCGCTCATCTACCTCAACCAGGAGGACATGATGCCTCTGGCCCTGGGCCTGCAGTACATGACCTCGACGAGCAACGCGATGCAGCTGCCACCGTGGAACCTCGTGATGGTCGGGTCGATCATGCTGACCCTGCCGATGATCGTCATCTACTACCTCGGCCAGAAGTACCTGTACGAGATGAACGTCTCCGGCGGAAGCGCTGGTGTGAAGTGA
- a CDS encoding ROK family transcriptional regulator, with the protein MVVRKRSSRDIRSESRLDVLHALLSAGESNRNELARATGLSLATVATVVSELLAEGLVEEAGLSASGVGRPTTTLRIHGGRGLIAGIDVAETYVSAHVFDAALEEVGTADLTLDEHETSAEYVVDAIVRALDAAVASTGLDRSRLLGVGVALPGLVQRGTGAISVVVPRWSWRAHDLIDQLRARVGLPLVVENPLKAIATAELWLGTGRGTSSMIIINLGTGVGAGIALEGTVLRGATNSAGEWGHSLLVYEGRGCRCGRRGCVEAYVGAPGILQTLREIAPDHPAADPNLQQRDVIAALAAALDSATPDQAVVETIDRTTRYLGAAIADLVAIINPEVVMLTGWTTWALGEHLLPGAHSVIRTQSPNGAASDLTVGISTVRGNSTAIGMATVAFERFLGDVGLVTSRAPLSL; encoded by the coding sequence ATGGTCGTGCGCAAGAGGTCCTCCCGGGACATCAGGTCGGAGTCACGGCTCGACGTCCTGCACGCCCTGCTGTCGGCGGGCGAGTCCAACCGGAACGAGCTCGCGCGCGCGACCGGGCTGAGCCTGGCCACCGTGGCGACCGTGGTCTCCGAGCTGCTGGCCGAGGGGCTGGTCGAGGAGGCCGGGTTGTCGGCGAGCGGCGTCGGGCGGCCGACGACCACCCTGCGCATCCACGGCGGGCGCGGCCTCATCGCGGGGATCGACGTCGCCGAGACGTACGTGAGCGCGCACGTGTTCGACGCCGCCCTGGAGGAGGTCGGCACCGCGGACCTCACGCTGGACGAGCACGAGACGTCGGCCGAGTACGTGGTCGACGCGATCGTCCGAGCCCTCGACGCCGCGGTGGCGTCCACGGGCCTCGACCGCTCGCGCCTGCTCGGCGTCGGCGTCGCGCTGCCGGGCCTCGTGCAGCGCGGCACGGGGGCGATCTCCGTCGTCGTGCCGCGGTGGAGCTGGCGCGCCCACGACCTCATCGACCAGCTCCGCGCCCGCGTCGGCCTGCCGCTGGTCGTCGAGAACCCCCTCAAGGCCATCGCGACCGCCGAGCTGTGGCTCGGCACCGGCCGCGGCACGTCGAGCATGATCATCATCAACCTGGGCACCGGCGTGGGCGCCGGCATCGCCCTGGAGGGCACCGTCCTGCGCGGCGCCACCAACAGCGCCGGCGAGTGGGGCCACTCGCTGCTCGTGTACGAGGGCCGCGGCTGCCGCTGCGGGCGGCGCGGGTGCGTCGAGGCCTACGTCGGCGCCCCCGGAATCCTGCAGACCCTGCGCGAGATCGCGCCGGACCACCCCGCGGCGGACCCGAACCTGCAGCAGCGGGACGTCATCGCCGCCCTCGCGGCCGCCCTGGACAGCGCGACCCCCGACCAGGCCGTCGTCGAGACGATCGACCGCACCACCCGGTACCTGGGTGCCGCGATCGCGGACCTGGTGGCGATCATCAACCCCGAGGTCGTCATGCTCACCGGCTGGACCACGTGGGCGCTGGGCGAGCACCTGCTGCCGGGTGCCCACTCCGTGATCCGCACGCAGTCCCCCAACGGTGCCGCCTCGGACCTCACCGTCGGTATCTCGACCGTGCGCGGCAACTCCACCGCGATCGGCATGGCGACCGTCGCGTTCGAGCGGTTCCTCGGCGACGTCGGCCTGGTCACCAGCCGCGCGCCCCTCAGCCTGTAG
- a CDS encoding glycoside hydrolase family 2 TIM barrel-domain containing protein has translation MPSPALPRHYADPNLIRFGDTYYLYATTDGFEGWSGTSFEVWSSPDLVDWTNHGVILDVATDVAWAQGNAWAPTAAERDGRFYFYFTASQSIGVAVADSPTGPFVDALGRPLVDKVDYDGEQQIDPAVFVDDDGRAYLYWGNMTPRVVPLRDDMVSYDAADIVVLDGLDDFREAPWVVRLGDGYHLSWSVDDTRSADYRVAHATGPTPYGPWTGHGLLLQKDESLGVVGTGHHSILRAHTGDWYIAYHRHAIPDGDGCHRETVIDRLRVADGTFLPVVPTLEGIEPLPAAENARPTHESVVPPTGVRPARFRPADGATDAATLDLDGTWRFRLFDEAVTGADPADAGESWDAIEVPGHWQLTGAPDAWPYGKPAYTNVLFPIPVDPPRVPRANPTGEYRRTFTVPASWRDGGRVVIRFDGVDSWFEVAVNGRVLAQSHGSRLPTEVDVTDALVDGDNLLAVRVTQWSALTYVEDQDQWWLSGIFRGVTAQHRPAGGIEHVTLHADYDHVTGDGTLRVEVEGERTDAVVRIPELGVETTAGRAVRVPGVEPWSAESPRLYDVVVDTGSEAVTLRAGFRTVAVVDGVFTVNGTAVKLYGVNRHEFEPTRGRAVTPETMLADVLLMKRHHVNAVRTSHYPPHPHFLDLCDEHGLYVMDENDLETHGFEPLGWRGNPTDDPTWEPVLVDRVTRMVRRDAHHPSVVIWSLGNEAGPGRNLAAMSAAIRALDGTRPLHYEGDWASEHVDMYSRMYPTSEEVALIGRGHEGAWPDGAVDARRRTLPFVLCEYAHAMGNGPGGLTDYIDLVDAHPRLMGGFVWEWIDHGIATRTPDGTPFFGYGGDFGEELHDGVFIADGLLLPDRTPSPGLVELAAVYAPVRIRPVGDDLEVLNRYAFTTTAHVRLVWTLVADGLTVASGEVDHVLAPGASVVVSPATVLGDALDPVDPRATVWFVLRALPRDASAAFSGGSLGAGQVLVRGAAALAPATGTPVRTAVGHRVGPVELDASGRLVAIGGTPVRLARADAWRAPTDNDRIRSWYDAIGDDEAWTRAGLSRLHERVDTVRREGDALVVTARTAGAASDCGLDVRYEWRAVDDRTADLVVRLTPSGRWPGSVARLGWLLALEQDDAGDVVVDWAGLGPHESYADSTRAALAGRWQHSVDALQTRYTRPQENGARRGVTTATVGLAAGPLTVAAGAVRVGGRDVPGFELTARPWSDAALAAADHPHELTPDGLLWLHLDAAGHGLGSAACGPGVLPNAALHPTTATLHLRLTA, from the coding sequence ATGCCCAGCCCCGCCCTGCCCCGCCACTACGCCGACCCGAACCTGATCCGGTTCGGGGACACGTACTACCTGTACGCGACGACCGACGGGTTCGAGGGGTGGTCCGGCACGTCGTTCGAGGTGTGGTCCTCGCCCGACCTCGTGGACTGGACCAACCACGGGGTGATCCTCGACGTCGCCACGGACGTGGCCTGGGCGCAGGGCAACGCGTGGGCACCGACCGCGGCCGAGCGGGACGGGAGGTTCTACTTCTACTTCACCGCGTCGCAGAGCATCGGCGTGGCGGTCGCGGACTCCCCGACCGGGCCGTTCGTCGACGCGCTCGGCCGCCCGCTCGTCGACAAGGTCGACTACGACGGCGAGCAGCAGATCGACCCCGCGGTCTTCGTCGACGACGACGGACGCGCCTACCTGTACTGGGGCAACATGACGCCGCGCGTCGTGCCGCTGCGCGACGACATGGTGAGCTACGACGCCGCCGACATCGTGGTGCTCGACGGGCTCGACGACTTCCGCGAGGCGCCCTGGGTGGTGCGGCTCGGCGACGGGTACCACCTGAGCTGGTCGGTCGACGACACCCGCAGCGCCGACTACCGCGTCGCCCACGCGACCGGCCCCACCCCCTACGGCCCGTGGACCGGTCACGGCCTGCTGCTCCAGAAGGACGAGTCGCTCGGCGTCGTCGGCACGGGGCACCACTCGATCCTGCGCGCGCACACCGGGGACTGGTACATCGCCTACCACCGGCACGCGATCCCCGACGGCGACGGCTGCCACCGCGAGACGGTGATCGACCGCCTGCGCGTCGCCGACGGCACGTTCCTGCCCGTCGTGCCCACGCTCGAGGGCATCGAGCCCTTGCCCGCCGCGGAGAACGCCCGTCCGACGCACGAGTCCGTCGTCCCGCCCACCGGCGTCCGGCCCGCGCGCTTCCGGCCCGCCGACGGCGCGACCGACGCCGCGACGCTGGACCTCGACGGCACCTGGCGGTTCCGCCTGTTCGACGAGGCCGTCACGGGCGCCGACCCCGCCGACGCGGGTGAGTCGTGGGACGCGATCGAGGTCCCCGGCCACTGGCAGCTCACCGGCGCCCCCGACGCCTGGCCGTACGGGAAGCCCGCCTACACGAACGTCCTGTTCCCGATCCCGGTGGACCCGCCGCGCGTCCCCCGCGCCAACCCGACGGGCGAGTACCGCCGCACGTTCACCGTTCCCGCGTCCTGGCGCGACGGCGGCCGCGTCGTCATCCGGTTCGACGGCGTCGACTCCTGGTTCGAGGTCGCCGTCAACGGCCGGGTCCTCGCGCAGTCGCACGGCTCGCGGCTGCCCACCGAGGTCGACGTCACCGACGCCCTCGTGGACGGCGACAACCTGCTCGCCGTCCGCGTCACGCAGTGGTCGGCCCTGACCTACGTCGAGGACCAGGACCAGTGGTGGCTGTCCGGCATCTTCCGCGGCGTCACGGCCCAGCACCGGCCGGCCGGCGGCATCGAGCACGTCACCCTGCACGCCGACTACGACCACGTCACCGGTGACGGCACGCTGCGGGTCGAGGTCGAGGGCGAGCGCACCGACGCGGTCGTGCGGATCCCCGAGCTGGGCGTCGAGACCACCGCGGGACGCGCTGTGCGGGTGCCCGGCGTCGAGCCGTGGAGCGCGGAGAGCCCTCGCCTGTACGACGTCGTCGTCGACACCGGGTCGGAGGCCGTCACCCTGCGCGCCGGGTTCCGGACCGTCGCGGTGGTCGACGGCGTCTTCACCGTCAACGGGACCGCCGTGAAGCTCTACGGCGTCAACCGGCACGAGTTCGAGCCCACGCGCGGACGCGCCGTCACGCCGGAGACGATGCTGGCGGACGTGCTGCTGATGAAGCGGCACCACGTCAACGCGGTCCGGACCAGCCACTACCCGCCGCACCCGCACTTCCTGGACCTGTGCGACGAGCACGGCCTGTACGTCATGGACGAGAACGACCTCGAGACGCACGGCTTCGAGCCCCTCGGCTGGCGCGGCAACCCGACCGACGACCCGACGTGGGAGCCCGTCCTGGTCGACCGCGTCACCCGCATGGTCCGCCGCGATGCGCACCACCCCAGCGTCGTCATCTGGTCGCTCGGCAACGAGGCGGGTCCCGGCCGCAACCTCGCCGCGATGTCCGCCGCCATCCGCGCGCTGGACGGCACCCGCCCGCTGCACTACGAGGGCGACTGGGCCAGCGAGCACGTCGACATGTACTCGCGGATGTACCCCACCAGCGAGGAGGTCGCGCTGATCGGGCGCGGCCACGAGGGCGCCTGGCCGGACGGTGCCGTCGACGCGCGCCGCCGGACCCTGCCGTTCGTGCTGTGCGAGTACGCCCACGCGATGGGCAACGGCCCCGGCGGGCTGACCGACTACATCGATCTCGTCGACGCGCACCCGAGGCTCATGGGCGGGTTCGTGTGGGAGTGGATCGACCACGGCATCGCGACCCGCACCCCCGACGGGACCCCGTTCTTCGGGTACGGCGGCGACTTCGGCGAGGAGCTGCACGACGGCGTGTTCATCGCCGACGGCCTGCTGCTGCCGGACCGCACGCCCTCACCCGGGCTCGTCGAGCTGGCCGCCGTCTACGCCCCGGTGCGCATCCGGCCGGTCGGCGACGACCTCGAGGTGCTCAACCGGTACGCGTTCACGACGACCGCGCACGTGCGGCTGGTCTGGACGCTCGTCGCCGACGGACTGACGGTGGCGAGCGGCGAGGTCGACCACGTGCTCGCTCCGGGCGCCTCGGTCGTCGTCTCCCCGGCCACCGTGCTCGGCGACGCGCTGGACCCGGTCGACCCCCGGGCCACCGTGTGGTTCGTCCTGCGCGCGCTGCCGCGGGACGCGTCGGCCGCCTTCTCCGGCGGCTCCCTCGGCGCCGGGCAGGTGCTCGTCCGCGGCGCCGCGGCACTCGCCCCCGCGACGGGCACCCCGGTCCGCACCGCCGTGGGTCACCGCGTCGGACCCGTCGAGCTCGACGCGTCCGGTCGGCTCGTCGCGATCGGCGGCACCCCCGTGCGCCTGGCGCGTGCCGACGCCTGGCGTGCGCCCACCGACAACGACAGGATCCGCTCCTGGTACGACGCGATCGGCGACGACGAGGCGTGGACCCGCGCGGGGCTGTCGCGGCTGCACGAGCGGGTCGACACGGTCCGGCGGGAGGGTGACGCGCTGGTCGTGACCGCCCGCACGGCCGGTGCCGCGAGCGACTGCGGGCTCGACGTCCGCTACGAGTGGCGGGCGGTCGACGACCGGACTGCGGACCTGGTGGTCCGGCTCACGCCGTCGGGCCGCTGGCCCGGCTCGGTGGCCCGGCTCGGCTGGCTGCTCGCGCTCGAACAGGACGACGCCGGCGACGTGGTCGTGGACTGGGCGGGGCTCGGCCCGCACGAGTCGTACGCCGACTCCACGCGCGCCGCGCTGGCCGGCCGCTGGCAGCACTCGGTCGACGCCCTGCAGACCCGGTACACCCGGCCGCAGGAGAACGGCGCCCGGCGCGGGGTCACGACGGCGACGGTCGGCCTGGCCGCCGGTCCGCTGACCGTGGCGGCCGGAGCCGTCCGCGTCGGCGGTCGGGACGTCCCCGGGTTCGAGCTCACCGCGCGACCCTGGTCCGACGCGGCCCTGGCCGCCGCGGACCACCCGCACGAGCTGACGCCGGACGGTCTGCTGTGGCTGCACCTCGACGCAGCCGGGCACGGCCTCGGCTCCGCCGCATGCGGTCCGGGCGTGCTGCCCAACGCGGCCCTGCACCCGACGACGGCGACGCTGCACCTGCGGCTCACGGCCTGA
- a CDS encoding beta-galactosidase — translation MTTDLDARLGLTSSGLVLDGEERVLLCASLFYFRMPRETWAARLAQVRASGYTVIDVYLPWNFHELAPGEWDFDGRRDVGAFLDLAHEAGLAVIARPGPYICSEWDGGALPAWLPLTPGLGLRQAEPLYLEQVRRWFDQALPLLASRQHGRGGSVVAVQLENELDFFDTADRPAYVRALRDMALAHGITVPLIACAGQGDTSGATGDVEGVVPAYNFYPSDTSVSVEPEVRRYADLLAGRDLPLLVTETNRAHVTLRRLLVSGAGLLAPYLQASGYDFGFTPSTGNWGDPGGFMTHDYDFGGYLSPVGEPRPEMVEARVLAAVTRTLGHRLARAVPVAADGAYTTAAPTSASPSRLLLDGGGSLLGVTNLGADAATAVLLAADGLPDLTVDLAPRTCAFVLRDLPLSGYGLPGTLVLATADLVAAGPDGIELAAHGPSLLALRADGTGVGADVVALDAPRPDAPVTTTVHDGSTTWHVVVRHPQDVAGPDGTRYPAPAGRATAPAAATPVTAARLLDLPARTGRTTAHDLPPASEEVGVHRGRMHYATDLTGVTTLLVAGAADIVDLTLDGRALPSVARFGATELVDVDGATRLDATVETWGHPNFDDTRLPAMRMGSLRGLGQVWSVVGSENVHALWTVDGGDQWAGDPAPLRTLGGWSSTRVGLPVTYRRRLDVDGEHSHALRIDGIPGAARVTVDGAERLVTALDPWVHLAPGEGREVAVTVPHTPGAFGPTTTLLRLAPVRGWQVEGQSDRDLLALAATPAASTPVTLPLTLDPGDERWLDLDVPAGGCSIRFEGTHVRVWAYAHDELLGRVWLDDPARPRFTGGDPGRIWLPAGWNGGSIRVAVRATAGPAAPALVAVLVTPTEE, via the coding sequence GTGACCACGGACCTCGACGCCCGGCTCGGGCTCACCAGCTCCGGGCTCGTGCTCGACGGCGAGGAGCGCGTGCTGCTGTGCGCCTCGCTGTTCTACTTCCGGATGCCGCGCGAGACCTGGGCGGCACGTCTCGCCCAGGTCCGGGCGTCGGGGTACACCGTCATCGACGTCTATCTGCCGTGGAACTTCCACGAGCTCGCCCCGGGCGAGTGGGACTTCGACGGGCGGCGCGACGTCGGCGCGTTCCTGGACCTCGCGCACGAGGCCGGGCTCGCCGTCATCGCCCGTCCGGGGCCGTACATCTGCTCGGAGTGGGACGGCGGTGCGCTGCCGGCGTGGCTGCCGCTCACGCCGGGGCTCGGCCTGCGCCAGGCCGAGCCGCTGTACCTGGAGCAGGTGCGGCGCTGGTTCGACCAGGCGCTGCCCCTCCTCGCCTCCCGTCAGCACGGGCGCGGCGGCAGCGTGGTCGCGGTCCAGCTCGAGAACGAGCTGGACTTCTTCGACACCGCCGACCGCCCGGCCTACGTCCGGGCGCTACGGGACATGGCGCTCGCCCACGGCATCACGGTGCCGTTGATCGCGTGCGCCGGGCAGGGCGACACGTCCGGCGCCACGGGCGACGTCGAGGGCGTCGTGCCCGCCTACAACTTCTACCCGTCGGACACCTCGGTCTCGGTCGAGCCCGAGGTCCGCCGGTACGCCGACCTGCTCGCCGGCCGCGACCTGCCCCTCCTGGTCACGGAGACCAACCGCGCCCACGTCACGCTGCGCCGGCTCCTGGTCAGCGGCGCGGGCCTGCTCGCGCCCTACCTGCAGGCGTCCGGGTACGACTTCGGGTTCACGCCGTCGACCGGCAACTGGGGCGACCCGGGCGGGTTCATGACGCACGACTACGACTTCGGCGGGTACCTGTCGCCCGTCGGGGAGCCGCGGCCCGAGATGGTCGAGGCGCGCGTGCTCGCCGCCGTGACCCGGACCCTCGGTCACCGCCTCGCCCGCGCCGTCCCGGTCGCGGCCGACGGCGCCTACACGACCGCCGCCCCCACGAGCGCGTCGCCGTCGCGGCTGCTGCTCGACGGGGGCGGGTCGCTGCTGGGCGTCACGAACCTCGGTGCGGACGCGGCGACCGCGGTCCTCCTGGCCGCCGACGGCCTGCCCGACCTGACCGTCGACCTCGCGCCGCGGACCTGCGCCTTCGTGCTGCGGGACCTGCCGCTGTCCGGCTACGGCCTGCCCGGGACGCTGGTCCTGGCGACCGCCGACCTCGTCGCCGCCGGACCGGACGGGATCGAGCTCGCCGCGCACGGGCCGTCGCTGCTCGCGCTGCGGGCCGACGGGACCGGGGTCGGCGCCGACGTCGTCGCGCTCGACGCACCGCGACCGGACGCCCCGGTGACCACCACGGTGCACGACGGCTCCACGACCTGGCACGTGGTCGTCCGGCACCCGCAGGATGTGGCCGGCCCCGACGGGACGCGCTACCCGGCCCCCGCCGGACGGGCGACCGCGCCGGCCGCGGCTACCCCCGTCACCGCCGCCCGGCTGCTCGACCTGCCCGCGCGCACCGGCCGCACCACGGCGCACGACCTGCCGCCCGCGTCCGAGGAGGTCGGTGTCCACCGCGGCCGTATGCACTACGCGACCGACCTCACCGGGGTCACGACGCTGCTGGTGGCGGGCGCCGCCGACATCGTCGACCTCACGCTCGACGGCCGCGCCCTGCCCTCGGTCGCCCGGTTCGGCGCCACCGAGCTCGTCGACGTCGACGGGGCGACCCGCCTCGACGCCACCGTCGAGACGTGGGGCCACCCGAACTTCGACGACACGCGGCTGCCCGCGATGCGCATGGGGTCGCTGCGCGGCCTCGGCCAGGTGTGGTCCGTCGTCGGCAGCGAGAACGTGCACGCGCTGTGGACCGTCGACGGCGGCGACCAGTGGGCCGGCGACCCCGCCCCGCTGCGGACGCTCGGCGGGTGGAGCAGCACGCGCGTCGGGCTGCCCGTCACCTACCGCCGACGGCTCGACGTGGACGGCGAGCACTCCCACGCCCTGCGCATCGACGGGATCCCCGGTGCCGCGCGCGTGACCGTCGACGGCGCCGAGCGCCTGGTCACCGCGCTCGACCCCTGGGTGCACCTGGCGCCCGGCGAGGGCCGCGAGGTCGCCGTCACGGTCCCGCACACGCCGGGTGCGTTCGGCCCGACGACCACGCTCCTGCGGCTCGCCCCCGTGCGCGGCTGGCAGGTCGAAGGGCAGTCCGACCGCGACCTGCTGGCGCTCGCCGCCACGCCGGCCGCGTCGACGCCCGTCACGCTTCCCCTGACCCTCGACCCGGGCGACGAGCGCTGGCTCGACCTCGACGTGCCGGCGGGCGGCTGCTCCATCCGGTTCGAGGGCACGCACGTCCGGGTCTGGGCGTACGCGCACGACGAGCTGCTGGGGCGCGTCTGGCTCGACGACCCCGCCCGCCCCCGGTTCACCGGGGGTGATCCCGGCCGGATCTGGCTGCCTGCCGGGTGGAACGGTGGGAGCATTCGAGTCGCGGTGCGGGCGACAGCCGGGCCCGCCGCACCCGCACTGGTCGCCGTGCTGGTCACGCCGACAGAGGAGTAG
- a CDS encoding glycoside hydrolase family 43 protein, producing MIDGYLFAYFAGEYTPDGEQVRFGLSRGADPLSYDDLHGARPVLVSTLGEGGVRDPFLVRAPGGDRCFLIATDLRIHPDGDWAAAVRTGSRSIVVWESADLVDWSPPRLVEVSPQTAGCTWAPEAVWDDEHDEFFVFWASTLYDPADAGHDGDSHHRMMYATTTDFLTFSPARVWNDPGYSVIDSTLVRHDGWWYRFTKDERDPSSSSPTSKFITAERSRDLRSTAYEPVTDGIGRAGELGPGVEHGEGPVVVPSPAGDRWYLLVDEFGGRGYVPFESAALDAPHWAASTSFRMPTGARHGSVLPVTRDEHDALRRAFGSGTIT from the coding sequence ATGATCGACGGCTACCTCTTCGCCTACTTCGCGGGCGAGTACACCCCGGACGGTGAGCAGGTGCGGTTCGGGCTCTCGCGTGGTGCCGACCCGCTGTCCTACGACGACCTGCACGGCGCCCGGCCGGTGCTGGTCTCCACCCTGGGCGAGGGCGGCGTCCGCGACCCCTTCCTCGTCCGTGCACCCGGTGGGGACCGCTGCTTCCTCATCGCCACCGACCTGAGGATCCACCCCGACGGCGACTGGGCCGCGGCGGTCCGCACCGGGAGCCGGTCGATCGTCGTGTGGGAGTCCGCCGACCTGGTGGACTGGTCGCCGCCGCGGCTGGTCGAGGTGTCCCCGCAGACCGCCGGCTGCACCTGGGCGCCCGAGGCCGTGTGGGACGACGAGCACGACGAGTTCTTCGTGTTCTGGGCCTCCACGCTGTATGACCCGGCCGACGCCGGGCACGACGGCGACAGCCACCACCGGATGATGTACGCGACCACGACGGACTTCCTGACGTTCTCGCCGGCGCGCGTCTGGAACGACCCCGGGTACTCGGTCATCGACTCGACGCTCGTGCGGCACGACGGCTGGTGGTACCGCTTCACCAAGGACGAGCGCGACCCGTCCTCGTCGTCGCCCACCTCGAAGTTCATCACCGCCGAGCGCTCCCGTGACCTGCGCTCGACCGCCTACGAGCCGGTCACCGACGGCATCGGGCGGGCGGGCGAGCTGGGTCCCGGCGTCGAGCACGGCGAGGGGCCGGTCGTCGTGCCGTCTCCGGCCGGCGACCGCTGGTACCTGCTCGTCGACGAGTTCGGCGGCCGCGGCTACGTGCCGTTCGAGTCCGCGGCCCTCGACGCCCCGCACTGGGCGGCGTCGACCTCCTTCCGCATGCCCACGGGCGCCCGGCACGGCTCCGTCCTGCCGGTCACCCGCGACGAGCACGACGCCCTGCGCCGGGCCTTCGGGTCCGGCACCATCACCTGA
- a CDS encoding carbohydrate ABC transporter permease gives MSVNLGEALGAARATSPRRAGGRKAPRQKLTRRRKSEARWFWLFISPWLIGFVGFLLGPMIASVYISLTEWDSFTPPEFVGLDNYATALTQDPVFWKALGNTFFYALVSVPLGLVIGVWLANLLNKKVRGRKFFRTMIYLPTLVPLVATAMVFKMVLAPSGPLNDLLGIFGVDGPNWLLDPTWVKPALVVLSAWGAGGATVLLLSAMNGIPKEFYEAAEIDGAGPMRQFWSITFPQITPIIFFNLIMGLIGAFQIFGQVYILTSGGPDNASMMMVPLLFREAFSFYHFGYASAVAWLLFLVIIAFTILAFRTSKKWVFYETEVR, from the coding sequence ATGAGCGTGAACCTCGGCGAGGCTCTCGGTGCGGCGCGGGCGACCAGCCCGCGCCGCGCCGGGGGGCGCAAGGCGCCTCGCCAGAAGCTCACGCGGCGACGCAAGTCCGAGGCTCGCTGGTTCTGGCTGTTCATCTCCCCGTGGCTCATCGGCTTCGTGGGGTTCCTGCTCGGGCCGATGATCGCGTCCGTGTACATCTCGCTCACCGAGTGGGACTCGTTCACCCCGCCTGAGTTCGTCGGTCTCGACAACTACGCGACGGCGCTGACGCAGGACCCGGTGTTCTGGAAGGCGCTCGGGAACACCTTCTTCTACGCGTTGGTCTCGGTCCCGCTCGGGCTCGTGATCGGCGTCTGGCTGGCCAACCTGCTCAACAAGAAGGTCCGCGGGCGCAAGTTCTTCCGCACGATGATCTACCTGCCCACGCTCGTCCCGCTGGTCGCCACCGCGATGGTGTTCAAGATGGTGCTCGCGCCGTCCGGGCCGCTGAACGACCTCCTCGGCATCTTCGGGGTCGACGGACCGAACTGGCTGCTCGACCCGACGTGGGTCAAGCCCGCGCTCGTCGTGCTCTCCGCGTGGGGAGCCGGTGGCGCGACCGTGCTGCTGCTGTCGGCCATGAACGGCATCCCGAAGGAGTTCTACGAGGCCGCCGAGATCGACGGTGCGGGGCCGATGCGTCAGTTCTGGTCGATCACGTTCCCGCAGATCACGCCCATCATCTTCTTCAACCTCATCATGGGGCTGATCGGCGCGTTCCAGATCTTCGGACAGGTCTACATCCTCACCTCGGGAGGACCGGACAACGCCAGCATGATGATGGTGCCGCTGCTCTTCCGTGAGGCATTCAGCTTCTACCACTTCGGCTATGCGTCGGCTGTGGCGTGGTTGCTGTTCCTGGTGATCATCGCGTTCACGATCCTCGCCTTCCGCACATCCAAGAAGTGGGTCTTCTACGAGACGGAGGTGCGGTGA